A stretch of DNA from Acidovorax carolinensis:
GGCGATTCCGTCGGGCAAAACCTTTGTCTACGAGTTCGTGGCGCGCCGCCCGGGCACCTTCATGTACCACCCGCACGGCGACGAGATGGTGCAAATGGCCATGGGCATGATGGGTTTCTGGGTCACGCACCCGAAAGCTAGGCACCCGCTGATCGACGAGGTGCAACGGGACTTTTGCTTCCTGCTCAGTGCCTATGACATTGAGCCCGGCGCGGCTACACCCAAGGTCGCGGAGATGACGAACTTCAACCTGTGGACCTGGAATAGCCGTGTCTTTCCTGGCATCGACTCTCTGAACGTGCGTCTCAACGACAAGGTGCGCATCCGCATGGGCAACCTCACCATGACCAATCACCCGATGCACGTGCATGGCCACGAATTCGTGGTCACGGGCACCGATGGCGGCCCCACGCCCAAAAGCACGCGCTGGCATGAAGTAACCACCGACGTGGCCGTGGGGCAGATGCGCCAAATCGAGTTCGTCGCCGACGAGGAGGGCGACTGGGCTTTCCACTGCCACAAGAGCCACCACACCATGAACGCCATGGGGCACGACATTCCCACCATGATTGGCGTGGATCACAGCGGCCTTGCCAAGAAAGTCAACAAGCTCATCCCCGACTACATGGTCATGGGCGAGCGCGGCATGGCCGACATGACGGAGATGGAAATGCCGATTCCCGACAACACCATCCCGATGATGACCGGCCAGGGGCCGTTCGGCTCGGTGGAGATGGGTGGCATGTTCAGCGTGCTCAAGGTACGCCGCGACCAGAAGCCGGGCGACTACAAGGATCCGGGCTGGTACAAGCATCCCGCAGGCACGGTGGCGCATGAGTACACCGGCCCCATGGCCGAGCCCGCGCGCTTCAGCGCCGAGGGCGGCCAGTCCATGCCGCGCGCTCGCAAGCCAGCAACGCCGACCGAAGTCAAGGTGCGCAAGCCCACTTCGCATGGCGAGCATTGAGTTTTCCCTGCAATCTTCAATATTCAACTGGAAACTACCCATGAAATTCACGCGATCCACTGTTTCTCAACTCTTCGCCATGATCGCGTTGGCCGCATCGGGGGCAGCCTTCGCCAGCGGCAACCATGCGGGCGGCCACGGCCATGATGAGGGTGGCGAGACGGCCGTTGGCAAGCCCGGCGTCGCCGCCAAAGCCAGTCGCACCATCACCATCGAAATGAGCGACAACATGCGGTACACGCCGTCGAACATTCAGGTCAAACAAGGCGAGACCGTGCGCTTCATCGTCAAGAACACAGGACAGGTCAAGCACGAACTCAGCCTGGGCACCGAGAAGGAATTGCTGGAGCACCTGGAGCAGATGAAGAAATTCCCCGACATGGAGCACGACGAGCCCAGCAAGATCACCTTGGGGCCGGGCAAGCAAGGCGACATCGTCTGGCAGTTCACCAAGGCGGGAGCCGTGAACTTCGCCTGCCTGATGCCTGGCCACTATGAGGCCGGCATGAAGGGCGCCATCAAGGTGGGCCGCAAATGATGGCCTGAAACGCACACCACAGCTGGCCCGGCCATGGCCGGGCCAGCCCATAGATCCATCCATTTACCCAGAGGTCACCATGAACACCATCCAACGTCTGCTCACCATTTCCGCCCTGGCCATGGGCGTTGCCCTGCCGATGGCGGGCCATGCCCAGGTCAGTCCCAATTCAGGCCAGACTGCGGCGCCCGCACCCGCATCCATGACCGACGGCGAGGTCAAGAAGGTCGATCCGGACAACGGCAAGATCACCCTCAAGCATGGGGACATCAAGAACCTGGACATGCCCGGAATGACCATGGTCTTCACCGTCCGCGACAAGGGGCAGCTCACCAACCTCAAGCCCGGCGACAAGGTGCAATTCATGGTCGTCCAGGAAGGCGGGAAGATGATCGTCACCGATATCCAGTCCGTGCGCTGAGCAAATTCACAACCGCGCCATCTCGTGGGGCGCGGCAGACCTAGTCAGCCCCTCCACCACAAGGAGGAGGCATCATGGTTCACATTCGCCATACCCTGATCGGCCTCTGTGTCGCCGCCGCCTCCATGGGCGTGCTGGCGCACGGCTCCGACGAGCACAAGGACCAACCTTGGCGACGTGCGGTTTGAGCGCTGTCACGATCGAGGTGGTGTTTCCTGCGGCTTCGAGCACTACTTCGTCGTAGGCTTGCAAGCCTTGAGCAGACTTTTGCAGCGCGTCGTGCTGAAGCATGACTCGGCCGCCGGCTCGCAAGTGGTCGTCCTTCAGATAGGCAATCTCGCCAAAGGTTCGCGAGACATTCAGTCCGATCACTCTCATTGTCAAAGCTCCTTTCTGTGGGTTGAACACGTCACCGTGGGAGCTTGTGGGCAACACGACAACTACGGAATCGCGCGCGCAGCGAAACCCGGCGGCCCGCAGGGGCGGCCAGCTACTATTGATCCGGCCCTTTTGTGTATGAACGCTCACACTGAGCTTGTCGAGGGCGCAGCCTTATTGCTTCGGCCCCATGAAGTCTCAACCTGCGGCATATTTGACCCTGGGGTCCTGAAAGTAGCTCATCACCCGCTCGGGTGACTTCTCCAACATCGCCATATGCTCGTTGGCTGCATCGCGCAACTTGGCCTTGGTTCTGACGGGCACCCGCTTGCCTATGGCCTGCTTGAGGTCGGCGTTGAGCCGTTCTTCCGGGTTGAGCTCGGGGCTGTAGCTGGGCAGGTAGAACACTTCGATTTGTTGGGTTCTCTGTGCCAACCAGGCCTTCACTGGTTTACTGTGGTGGACGCGCAGGTTGTCCATAATCAGAAACACCTTCTTGCCCGCGTCCTTGATCAGCGCTTGCAGGAACTCGATCAGCCGCTCGCTGTTGAAGGCCTCGTCAATGATCATCCAGCGCGCCTTGCCCCGGTTGGTCACGGTGGCGATCATGGACAACTTCTGACGTGTGCTGCCCACGGTGTAAGCCACGGGTTTTTCACCCGCTGGTGCATAGCTCCAGCCGCGCACATCGGTGTTGACCAGTGCGGTTTCATCGCCCCAGTGAATTTCGCCACCCTCTGCGCTGGCCTTTGCCTCGATGGCCGGGTAGTGCTCATCCAGCCAGGCCTTGACCGCCTCGGGTCGCTGCTCGTATGCCTTCTTGATGGGCTTTTGTGGGGTAAAGCCCCAGCGCGCCAGGTATTTTCCCACAGTGCGCACGCCCAGCTTCAAGCCGCATTCCTGCTCGATGAGTTGCATGACAGCAGCGCGACTCCACAGGAAGAAATCTATCTTCAACTGCTCGGGACGCTTGTCAGAGATGGTCTTTTGAATGTGGGCTTCCTGCTGCGGTGTGAGCAATCGGGCATCCCCTTTGGCTCGCCCACGGCCTGCGGGTTTGATGCCAGCCCAGCCGCCTTGCTCAAACAGGTCCAGCACCCGGCGCACTGCCGGGTAGCTCAAGCCCGTCATCTGCACCAACTGCATGACTTTGATGCCTCGTTTGTGCAGCCGCACGACTTGCTTTCGCCGCTCGTGCAACTGCTCCAGTGTCTGGTAACGCGCGTCTTCTTTGTCCATGGAGGTTGGAGAAAACAAACACCCAGAAATTCAATCTTTATGAGGCCGGATCAATAGCACTGGCGAAAGTGCAAACATCATGAGGCCGGAGCAATAACTCGAGCTATCGGCTCATTGAATAAATCGGCCTGCCCACGCTACGTGCTGCCAGGTGCTCCCGTCCCGGATGGGCTCATCCATACGCGGAGGTCGGCCGGGACTGTGGGGCTCCGCCCAGTTCGCGCCGCTCCCTGATAAAAATGTCATCGGGCTGTCTAGATTCTGTTGGGGTGCGCTCTCTACGATCAACACATCTCCTCAACGCCCAAGCAAGGCATGAGAGATGCAAGTTTTATTCACCATCGCTAGGAGCTTCAACCATGATCCAACAACGCCTCTCCCTTTCTTCCATGATTGCCGCCGCGGCCGCAGTGGTTACCTTGGGCCTTCCAGGGATTGCTTCGGCAGCGTACGAGCATCCCGCCAACAACGAAAAGGGCTTCATCGTTCACCCGGAACATTTCAAGAGCGAGAAGACGCGAGAGCAAGTCATCGCAGAAACCAAGGCAGCTATGCAGCAAGGACGCCTTTCTTACGGCCAAAGCAACTTCCCGCTTCGCACACCTGATGCGGCAGGTCCAGGCAAGACGCGTGAGCAAGTAATCAACGAATTGCGGAGCGAGTCCCCTGAAGAGCGCGACGCGCGTCTGCGTCTCTACTCCCCGGGTTGATTGCCCACGTTTGGGATGCGGAAAATTGCTTGGAATACATTCTGTGGGATTGTTGGCGTCGGGCTGACTGATAGAAATCTAGTCTAAACAGTTCATTCCAAAATGATCGCAGGCCAATGCTCCTCGGCTTTCGGTAAAATTGTCGGCGCCGCGCGTGTCTATCTGGTCGGTTAGATTGCCTCGATTGTCCTGGCAAGACGTTAGCGATCCAACCGGCCGCGCATCCGGACTCCGAGCCGAAGAAACGTGATTTTTAGTACGTTGATTTTTAAAGATATTTTTTAAGTTTCTTAACAGGCTGCTGAAATACTCCCCTGCGGTCGAACCTGCTCATCGGCTGCAGCCACATTTTTCGCAGAAGCTTTCCGTATGCTGGAAGTCAGCCCGCAAACACGCGTGTTTTCAGCCGCAAAGCACGGTTTTCTGATCCTTTTCCCTTCACATCTGCCCCTGCAGACGGATTTGCCCCAAGCTGCGCAGTCGCGTGAGGTTGTAGCCAGCCATCGTCAGCACAAACATCTGGTCAACTTTCTTGATCCCGCGCACCAGCACTTGGCGCATATGCCCCACCGTCTTGGCCCAGCCAAAGCCCTGTTCGATCAGCTTTCTCTTTTGCTGCGAGATGGCATAGCCTTCGCTGCCTGCGATCCTGTCAGATACCGCAGATTGGCGCCCCGTTTTGTTCTGCGCTACGTGGGGCAGTACGTTCATCTCTTGCAGGGCTTCAATGAATTCCTTGGCGTCGTAGCCCTTGTCCGCGCCCAGCGTGATCGTGATGGACTCATCGCCCGGTAGTGCTTGGCGCGCATCGTTGATCATGACCTTGGCCGCTTCGCGCTCTGCATAGCCATCGGCCTGGGTGACCACAGCACTGACCACCAGCCCGTGGCGGTTGTCGGTGAGCGTGTGGCCCATGAAGCGCAGTTCGCTGGCGGTCTTGCCCTTGCGGTACGGCCGCGCATCCCCATCCGTAGTGGATTCATGGGTGTCATTGCTGCGCTTTTGGTCTTTGAAGTTGCCCGCGTCGGTGCCGTCATCGTCCTTGCGGTCTTTGCGCACAAAGCTCTTGTGGCCCGCCCAGGCCTGGATCAGGGTGCCGTCCACGCTGAAGTGCTCGCCCGAGAGCAGTTCCTGCTCCTGGGCTTGTTGCACGATCTGATTGAAGAACTCGATGACCGCATCGTGCTCGATCAGGCGTTCGCGGTTCTTGCTGAAGACGGTGGGCACCCAAACGGCATCGTCCATGGCCAGGCCAATGAACCAGCGAAACAGAAGGTTTTATTGGGTCTGCTCCATGAGCTGGCGCTCCGAGCGCACGCTGTAGAGCACCTGAATGAGCATGGCGCGCAGCAGCTTCTCGGGGGCAATGCTGGGGCGCCCGCCTTTGATGTCGGCCGCATACATCTGAGCAAACAGCTCGTCCATGTTCGCCAGGGCCTTGTTGACCATGATGCGGATCACCCGCAGGGGGTGATCAGAGGGCACGAAGTCATCGAGGTGGCGCATCGTGAACAGGCTCTCGGTGAAGGTGTCGGCTCCGCGCATGTCTGGCTTGTCTGTATGGTCGGTTGGTTTGCCTCGATTGTCCTGGCAAGGCGTCAACCGGGAGGTGACGGCGGGGAGTATTTCAGCAGCCTGTTAAGAGCTGGGCGCGGCGGGGAGTATTTCTGTTAAGCATTTACCAAGGGTGATGCGTCATTTATAGATCACCTCGATTGCATCAATTCAGACAGACACATGCGTGCCGCGATCCCTTTTTTCGCCGATACAACCATTTCCGCCGAAAAATCCAACTCTCATTGATGTCCAGAGTCTGACGCAACAGCCTTGCCTTGATGCATCGCAGCAGCAAGTAAGCAGGCCGCGCCAAATGCGATCGCAACGTCAGCCAAATTGAAAGCCGGCCAATGCGCTCCCTGCCAATGGAAATCCAGGAAGTCGACTACAGCCCCTCGCAACAGTCGGTCCACTGCATTACCCAGCGCCCCACCTAAGATTAGGCAATAACCAACGCCTTCCCATTTCGACACGCCCTGACGCAACAGGCGGATCAGCCAGAGCGAGACTCCCAGCGCTAGCGCGGCAAATCCGAAGCGCGCCCAGTCGCCTGCACCAGCCAGCAGGCTGAAAGCGGCACCGTTATTCCTGAAATGGACGAGATTGAAGAAGGAGGTTACAGCGACTTGGTCGCCATAACCGTAAAGGAGCGAGACGACGGCCTTTGCGAATTGATCGCCGAGTAGCACTGCGGCAGCCAAGCCATACCAGATGCCGGCCGCTCGAAGAACCGTCAACCTCCCTGCAACCGGCAGCATCGTCAGCAGCGAGCCAGCAAACACCAGGCTACCGGAGGCAATCCCCCAGCCGGCCAACACATCAGCCGGAAAGTGCATGCCCGCTGCAATGCGCGACCAGCCGACCAGAACGACATAAGCAACTAATACCATTCGCTGGCGAACACCGGCCAGCGGCCACAACGCCCCGACAACAAGTGCGGCGTAGGTGGAGTGACCGCTCGGTAGGCTATAGTGCGCCTCCACCGTGCCAAGCACGTGATCCAACTGACCAAATACCGCCGCCGGTCGCGGAAAATCGAGCCAGAGCTTCAAGATGGAGGTGATCGCAAATGCGATGCCGAAGCTGATCACGAATTGAAGAAGCTGCCGCCGAATCGCCAAGGCGCGCCCCGTCACCACCGTTGATCTTGACCATGCCCACAGTGTGAGCAGGACCAAAGGCGCAGTCCAGTAGTTGCCCAGGACGTTGCTGAAGAGCCAGGCCAGTGGCATCAAAATCGGCGGCGTGGCCTCGTTGATGAACTGAAACAAGGCGCCATTCAAGCCACCCCAATCATAGAGAACGGACTTCCAGCTCATCGGCGCAGGAGCCTCAAGCCGTTGCCGACCACCAGTAGACTGGCCCCCATGTCGGCAAACACCGCCATCCACATCGTCGCGCTGCCGAATACGGCCAACACCAGGAACACTGCCTTGATGCCCAAGGCCAGCGCAATGTTCTGCCACAGCACCGCATGGGTCTTGCGCGAGAGACGGATGGTGCTCGCCAGACGCCGCAGATCGTCATTCATGATGATGACATCGGCCGCCTCCATGGCGATGTCGGTGCCAGCGCCGCCCATCGCAAATCCGATGTCGGCCTGCGCCAA
This window harbors:
- a CDS encoding multicopper oxidase family protein; amino-acid sequence: MTSRRDFFKVAGIAGGAVAAGAVSRVAMAALPEPVIQTSPNTMAPLMPNSGRPYNPVVTLNGWTLPWRMNQGIKEFHLVAEPVVREVAPGMKAHLWGYNGQSPGPTIEVVEGDRVRIFVTNRLPEHTSVHWHGQRLPSGMDGVTGLTQPAIPSGKTFVYEFVARRPGTFMYHPHGDEMVQMAMGMMGFWVTHPKARHPLIDEVQRDFCFLLSAYDIEPGAATPKVAEMTNFNLWTWNSRVFPGIDSLNVRLNDKVRIRMGNLTMTNHPMHVHGHEFVVTGTDGGPTPKSTRWHEVTTDVAVGQMRQIEFVADEEGDWAFHCHKSHHTMNAMGHDIPTMIGVDHSGLAKKVNKLIPDYMVMGERGMADMTEMEMPIPDNTIPMMTGQGPFGSVEMGGMFSVLKVRRDQKPGDYKDPGWYKHPAGTVAHEYTGPMAEPARFSAEGGQSMPRARKPATPTEVKVRKPTSHGEH
- a CDS encoding cupredoxin domain-containing protein; translation: MKFTRSTVSQLFAMIALAASGAAFASGNHAGGHGHDEGGETAVGKPGVAAKASRTITIEMSDNMRYTPSNIQVKQGETVRFIVKNTGQVKHELSLGTEKELLEHLEQMKKFPDMEHDEPSKITLGPGKQGDIVWQFTKAGAVNFACLMPGHYEAGMKGAIKVGRK
- a CDS encoding copper-binding protein codes for the protein MNTIQRLLTISALAMGVALPMAGHAQVSPNSGQTAAPAPASMTDGEVKKVDPDNGKITLKHGDIKNLDMPGMTMVFTVRDKGQLTNLKPGDKVQFMVVQEGGKMIVTDIQSVR
- a CDS encoding IS630 family transposase, producing MDKEDARYQTLEQLHERRKQVVRLHKRGIKVMQLVQMTGLSYPAVRRVLDLFEQGGWAGIKPAGRGRAKGDARLLTPQQEAHIQKTISDKRPEQLKIDFFLWSRAAVMQLIEQECGLKLGVRTVGKYLARWGFTPQKPIKKAYEQRPEAVKAWLDEHYPAIEAKASAEGGEIHWGDETALVNTDVRGWSYAPAGEKPVAYTVGSTRQKLSMIATVTNRGKARWMIIDEAFNSERLIEFLQALIKDAGKKVFLIMDNLRVHHSKPVKAWLAQRTQQIEVFYLPSYSPELNPEERLNADLKQAIGKRVPVRTKAKLRDAANEHMAMLEKSPERVMSYFQDPRVKYAAG
- a CDS encoding DUF4148 domain-containing protein, coding for MIQQRLSLSSMIAAAAAVVTLGLPGIASAAYEHPANNEKGFIVHPEHFKSEKTREQVIAETKAAMQQGRLSYGQSNFPLRTPDAAGPGKTREQVINELRSESPEERDARLRLYSPG
- the lspA gene encoding signal peptidase II, with amino-acid sequence MSWKSVLYDWGGLNGALFQFINEATPPILMPLAWLFSNVLGNYWTAPLVLLTLWAWSRSTVVTGRALAIRRQLLQFVISFGIAFAITSILKLWLDFPRPAAVFGQLDHVLGTVEAHYSLPSGHSTYAALVVGALWPLAGVRQRMVLVAYVVLVGWSRIAAGMHFPADVLAGWGIASGSLVFAGSLLTMLPVAGRLTVLRAAGIWYGLAAAVLLGDQFAKAVVSLLYGYGDQVAVTSFFNLVHFRNNGAAFSLLAGAGDWARFGFAALALGVSLWLIRLLRQGVSKWEGVGYCLILGGALGNAVDRLLRGAVVDFLDFHWQGAHWPAFNLADVAIAFGAACLLAAAMHQGKAVASDSGHQ